The following is a genomic window from Rhodospirillales bacterium.
GGCATAGCATGGACCGATTCCGGACCCTATCGGCTGTCGCCCTAATGGCCGTCGCGGGCGCGTGGTTCGCGCTGTCGGTACCGCTCGTTCGGGAAATGGGAGACCCGGGCGGGGGCGCCCTCGCCGCAGAACCGGCTAAGCCGCTGGTCGACGACATCCGCGCCGCCGATCACGGCGGCCGCACCCGCGTCGTCCTGTCGCTCGACCGTTCGGTCGACTTCACCGTTTTTCCGCTTGCCGATCCGTACCGGGTGGTGATCGATCTGCCCGAGGTCGGCTGGCGGCTTCCATCGCAGCCGCTGCCGGCCGGGATCGGCCTGATGGAGCGCCTGCGCTACGGGCTCTTTCAGCCGGGCACCACGCGGGTGGTGCTCGACATGAAGGGCCCGGTGGCGATCGCCAATGCCTTTTGGCTGGAGGCGGACGCGCAGGGACGGCATCGTTTGGTGGTGGATATCGGCGCCGCGTCGCGCGACGCGATGATCGCGGGCCTGCGCGACGGCGTGGTGAAGGTCGCCGCCGGCGGCGGCGCCAAAGCCGCGCCCGTTCCGGAGGCCACCCGTCGGCTATCGGCGCTGACCCCGCCGCCGGCGCTCACGCCGCCGGTTGCCAATGGGGACTCCGCCGCGCGGCCGAAATCGCCGCCGCCGACCTCCGCCGCTCAACCGCCCGTCGTCGAACCGGTGGCGGCGCCCGCCGACAGCGGCGAAGAGGACGCATCCGACAGGATCGCGGCTCTCGCCGTTCCCGCGACGGAACCGGAAGCGGCTCCCTTCGGCGCGCCGCCGCGCAAACCGCCGGCCCGGCGGCTCGGCGGCAAGCGCGTCATCGTCATCGACCCCGGCCACGGCGGGCTCGACCCCGGCACCGTCGGCGCCAACGGCACCCATGAAAAGCACGTCACCTTGGCCATGGCCAAGGAACTCAAGCGCCAGCTTGAGCAGACCGGGCGTTACAAGGTTGTCTTGACGCGCGACCGCGACATCTTTCTCCGCCTGCGTGACCGGGTCGCGATCGCGCGCGAGGCGGGCGCCGATCTGTTCATGTCGATCCACGCCGACAGCATCGCCGACGGCGCGGCGCGCGGGCCTTCGGTCTACACGCTGTCGGAAAAGGCGTCCGACCGCGAGGCGGCCGAACTGGCGGAAAAGGAAAACAAGGCCGACGTCATCGCCGGCATTGACCTGAGCCATGAAACCCCCGAAGTGGGCTCGATCCTGATCGACCTCGCCCAGCGCGAAACCATGAACCGTTCCGCCCACTTCGCCGCCGGGATGATCGGCGAGATCCGCAAGGAGACGGCGGTGCTGCGCAATACCCACCGCTTCGCCGGATTCGCCGTGCTCAAGGCGCCCGACGTGCCCTCGGTCCTGGTCGAGCTCGGCTTTCTCTCCAACCCTTCGGATGAAAAGGCGCTCTTGAACCGCGCCTACCGGGCCAAGCTGGCCCAGGCGATCGTGCGCGCGACCGACCGCTTCTTCACCCGGGTCGAGGAAGCGAAGCGCTGACCCGCGCGCGTTGACGTTTTGTTAGGAAATTCCGGCTACTTCTGGCTTCGGCGCCCGTCGGAGGGCGCCAGACGGAGGACGCCAGAATGGCCAGATATCCTTTCGTGGTGGGCTTGCGCACCGCGCGGCCCGTCGAGCGCATCGAGCAATGGCTGCTCGCCCGTTGCCGGGGCAAGTGGCACGTGCGGCTTGAGGAAATCGCCTCCGATCTTTCCCACAAATACCTGATTGTCTCATTCGAGCGGGCCGACGACCGCGTCCAATTCCGTCAGGCGTTCGCTAAGGCAAACGCCGCCGCCCAGACCGCCGCGGCGCAAGCCGTTACCGACCCGGCCGAGACGGCCGCTGATAAAACCGCCGCCGCCTGAGGCGAGTCTACTCCGCGAACAGGTGAACGGGCGGAGCCAGCCCCCGCGCCACCAGCGCTT
Proteins encoded in this region:
- a CDS encoding AMIN domain-containing protein — encoded protein: MGVRYNLWHSMDRFRTLSAVALMAVAGAWFALSVPLVREMGDPGGGALAAEPAKPLVDDIRAADHGGRTRVVLSLDRSVDFTVFPLADPYRVVIDLPEVGWRLPSQPLPAGIGLMERLRYGLFQPGTTRVVLDMKGPVAIANAFWLEADAQGRHRLVVDIGAASRDAMIAGLRDGVVKVAAGGGAKAAPVPEATRRLSALTPPPALTPPVANGDSAARPKSPPPTSAAQPPVVEPVAAPADSGEEDASDRIAALAVPATEPEAAPFGAPPRKPPARRLGGKRVIVIDPGHGGLDPGTVGANGTHEKHVTLAMAKELKRQLEQTGRYKVVLTRDRDIFLRLRDRVAIAREAGADLFMSIHADSIADGAARGPSVYTLSEKASDREAAELAEKENKADVIAGIDLSHETPEVGSILIDLAQRETMNRSAHFAAGMIGEIRKETAVLRNTHRFAGFAVLKAPDVPSVLVELGFLSNPSDEKALLNRAYRAKLAQAIVRATDRFFTRVEEAKR